From a region of the Pristis pectinata isolate sPriPec2 chromosome 2, sPriPec2.1.pri, whole genome shotgun sequence genome:
- the pcdh10a gene encoding LOW QUALITY PROTEIN: protocadherin-10a (The sequence of the model RefSeq protein was modified relative to this genomic sequence to represent the inferred CDS: inserted 1 base in 1 codon; deleted 1 base in 1 codon) has product MTFLFLLACILIDRVACQIRYSVPEEQEHGTFVGNIAEDLGLDVTKLAARRFQTVPSSRSPHLEVNLENGVLFVNEKIDREQICKQSPSCLLHLEVFLENPLELFRVEIEIVDINDNPPSFPEADITVEISESASAGTRLPLESAFDPDVGSNSLRTYEITPNSYFYLDVQTQGDGNKFAELVLEKSLDREQQALHRYVLTAVDGGLPQRTGTALLSIKVLDSNDNVPVFEQSVYTVSLPENAPVGTLVIQLNATDRDEGKNGEVVYSFSNHVSPRVKELFSIEPRTGWIEVKGVIDYEESSLYQLYVQAKDLGPNAVPAHCKVLVXVTDVNDNAPEISFSTVSNSVNESATLGTVGRLAECHRRDSGDNGQLQCEILGQVPFKLKPSFKNYYTIVTDGPLDREVTDSYTVTIMAKDRGSPPLASSKSIKVQVADENDNAPRFSQSSYNVYVTENNVPGAYIYAVTAVDPDVGQNAYISYSILECDIQGMSVFTYVSINSENGYLYALRSFDYEQLKEFSFTVQARDAGNPPLSSNTTINIIIVDQNDNAPSIVSPVSRNGSAREMVPRSAEPGYLVARLVAVDADDGDNARLTYYIAKGNELGLFRMDWRSGELKTVRRLSTNKKAPSAPYELLIEVRDHGQPPLSATATILVMAVDSPVDRQGERGNRAGTPKENSLDLTLILIIALGSVSFVFLLAMIVLAIRCQKDKKVNIYSCLASECCSCCRQARNRKKKLSKSDIMLVQTTNTNAAQVSVEEGGFGHHSQNYCYQVCLTPESAKTDLMFLKPCSPVRSTDAEHNPCGAIIAGYTDQQPDIISNGSILSNETKHQRTELSFLVDRPRRVNSSAFQEADIVSSKDSGHGDSEQGDSDHDATNRAHNSGADLFSNCTEECKALGHSDRCWMPSFVPTDSRQGPDYRSNLHVPGMDSVPDTEVYEAPEQPGEKSFSTFGKEKTHPSNSEKKEYDALLPNTRAPYKPPYLTRKRIC; this is encoded by the exons ATGACCTTCCTATTCCTTTTGGCTTGCATCCTGATCGACCGCGTTGCCTGTCAGATCCGCTACTCTGTTCCTGAGGAGCAGGAACATGGCACGTTCGTGGGGAATATCGCCGAGGATTTGGGATTGGACGTGACGAAGCTGGCCGCTCGCAGGTTTCAGACGGTGCCGAGCTCCAGGTCCCCGCACCTGGAGGTGAACCTGGAGAACGGGGTGCTGTTCGTCAACGAGAAGATCGACCGCGAGCAGATCTGTAAGCAGAGCCCCAGTTGCCTGCTGCACCTCGAGGTCTTCCTGGAGAACCCGTTGGAACTTTTCCGCGTGGAGATCGAGATCGTGGATATTAACGACAACCCGCCGAGTTTCCCGGAGGCGGACATCACGGTGGAGATATCGGAGAGCGCCAGTGCTGGCACCCGGCTACCGCTGGAGAGCGCGTTCGATCCGGACGTTGGCAGCAACTCGCTGCGCACCTATGAGATCACCCCCAACAGTTACTTTTACCTCGACGTGCAGACCCAAGGAGACGGCAACAAGTTCGCCGAGCTGGTGCTGGAGAAGAGCCTGGACCGGGAACAGCAAGCCCTCCACCGGTATGTGCTGACGGCGGTGGACGGGGGTCTGCCCCAGCGCACTGGCACCGCACTGCTCAGCATCAAGGTGCTGGACTCGAACGACAACGTGCCTGTTTTCGAGCAGTCGGTGTACACGGTGAGCCTGCCGGAGAACGCGCCCGTCGGCACCCTGGTCATTCAGCTCAACGCCACCGACCGCGACGAAGGCAAGAACGGCGAGGTGGTGTACTCGTTCAGCAACCACGTCTCGCCCAGGGTGAAGGAGCTGTTCAGCATCGAGCCCAGGACGGGCTGGATCGAGGTGAAGGGGGTCATCGATTACGAGGAGAGCAGCCTTTACCAGCTGTACGTCCAGGCGAAGGATTTG GGGCCCAACGCGGTGCCTGCTCACTGCAAAGTGCTGG AAGTTACCGACGTGAACGACAACGCGCCCGAGATCAGTTTCAGCACCGTCTCCAACTCGGTGAATGAGAGCGCAACCCTGGGCACCGTGGGTCGCCTTGCTGAGTGTCACCGACGCGACTCGGGCGACAACGGGCAGCTCCAATGCGAGATCCTGGGACAGGTGCCTTTCAAGCTGAAACCTTCCTTCAAGAATTACTACACCATCGTGACGGACGGGCCGCTGGACCGAGAGGTCACCGACTCCTACACTGTCACCATCATGGCGAAGGACAGGGGTTCCCCCCCTCTGGCCTCCAGCAAGTCCATCAAGGTCCAAGTGGCGGACGAGAACGACAATGCGCCCCGCTTCTCCCAGTCTTCCTACAACGTGTATGTCACCGAGAATAACGTTCCCGGGGCTTATATCTACGCAGTGACTGCCGTGGATCCCGATGTGGGGCAGAACGCTTACATCTCTTACTCCATATTAGAGTGCGATATACAGGGTATGTCGGTTTTTACGTACGTTTCCATAAACTCCGAGAATGGCTACCTGTACGCCTTGCGCTCTTTCGATTACGAGCAGCTCAAAGAGTTTAGTTTCACGGTGCAGGCCAGAGACGCGGGGAACCCTCCGCTGAGCAGTAACACCACCATTAATATCATCATCGTAGACCAGAACGACAATGCGCCCTCCATCGTATCGCCCGTGTCCAGGAACGGTAGCGCCAGGGAGATGGTGCCCCGCTCAGCCGAGCCGGGCTACCTGGTGGCCAGGCTAGTGGCGGTGGACGCGGACGACGGCGACAATGCTCGGCTCACCTATTACATCGCCAAGGGCAACGAGTTGGGACTCTTCAGGATGGACTGGAGGAGTGGAGAGCTCAAGACGGTGAGGAGGCTGTCCACCAACAAAAAGGCCCCCAGCGCCCCATACGAGCTGCTGATCGAGGTCAGGGATCATGGACAACCGCCGCTGTCAGCCACCGCCACTATCCTTGTGATGGCAGTGGACAGCCCGGTGGATCGCCAGGGAGAACGGGGCAACCGAGCTGGTACCCCGAAGGAAAACTCGCTGGATTTGACCCTGATCTTGATTATCGCCCTGGGCTCCGTGTCCTTCGTCTTCCTCCTGGCCATGATCGTATTGGCAATCCGGTGCCAGAAGGACAAAAAGGTGAACATCTACAGCTGCCTGGCCAGCGAGTGCTGCTCCTGCTGTAGACAGGCGAGGAACAGAAAGAAGAAGCTCAGCAAATCGGACATCATGCTGGTGCAGACCACCAACACCAACGCAGCCCAGGTGTCGGTGGAGGAAGGGGGCTTTGGACACCACAGTCAGAATTACTGTTACCAAGTTTGCCTGACTCCGGAATCGGCCAAAACTGACCTCATGTTCTTGAAACCTTGCAGTCCAGTCAGGAGTACGGACGCTGAACACAACCCCTGCGGGGCCATCATTGCGGGGTACACTGACCAACAGCCCGACATCATTTCCAATGGGAGTATATTATCAAATGAG ACAAAACACCAGCGGACCGAACTCAGTTTTCTTGTGGACAGACCCCGTCGAGTTAACAG TTCTGCTTTCCAAGAAGCGGATATCGTGAGCTCGAAGGACAGTGGTCACGGTGACAGCGAACAAGGAGACAGTGACCACGATGCTACTAACCGAGCTCACAACTCTG GAGCTGATCTTTTTTCCAATTGCACAGAAGAGTGTAAAGCTCTGGGACACTCAGACCGCTGCTGGATGCCCAGCTTTGTGCCCACAGATAGCCGCCAAGGTCCGGATTATCGCAGTAATTTGCATGTCCCAGGAATGGACTCTGTGCCTGACACCGAGGTCTATGAAGCTCCAGAGCAGCCTGGTGAGAAATCTTTCTCCACGTTTGGAAAAGAAAAAACGCATCCCTCAAATTCGGAAAAGAAAGAATATGATGCACTTCTGCCCAACACACGTGCGCCTTATAAGCCACCATATTTAA